The Helicobacter pylori genome includes a window with the following:
- a CDS encoding UDP-2,3-diacylglucosamine diphosphatase gives MLESYALKSGAVFISDAHFLPKSPHLINTLKELLRAKPPQVFFMGDIFHVLVGYLPLDKEQQKIIGLIHALSEISQVFYFEGNHDFSMRFVFNSKVVVFERQNQPVLFQHDNKRFLLAHGDLFTTKAYEFYITQLTSTWARFFLTFLNLLSFKTLYPLFKKLIYQKPIRLWELDPKELKAFIEKRLKAYQNYIKNLNIGNIDGIIEGHFHLKSGAKIPLNAPIYCPLPSFYYEQSLFKVSSSVLEPSQNKDA, from the coding sequence ATGCTAGAATCTTATGCACTTAAAAGCGGGGCTGTTTTTATCTCTGATGCGCATTTTTTGCCTAAAAGCCCTCATTTAATCAATACGCTTAAAGAACTTTTACGCGCCAAACCCCCACAAGTCTTTTTCATGGGCGATATTTTCCATGTTCTTGTGGGCTATTTACCCCTAGACAAAGAGCAGCAAAAAATCATTGGTTTAATCCATGCTTTAAGCGAAATTTCACAAGTCTTTTACTTTGAAGGCAACCATGATTTTTCCATGCGTTTTGTATTCAATTCTAAAGTGGTGGTTTTTGAGCGCCAAAACCAGCCCGTATTATTCCAACATGATAACAAACGCTTTTTACTAGCCCATGGGGATTTATTCACCACTAAAGCGTATGAATTTTACATCACGCAACTCACTTCCACTTGGGCTAGATTTTTTTTAACTTTTTTAAATTTATTAAGTTTTAAAACCTTATACCCTCTTTTTAAAAAACTCATTTATCAAAAACCCATCCGCCTTTGGGAATTAGATCCAAAAGAATTAAAAGCCTTTATTGAAAAGCGCCTAAAAGCCTATCAAAACTACATTAAAAATCTTAACATTGGTAACATTGACGGCATTATAGAGGGGCATTTTCACCTCAAAAGCGGTGCAAAAATCCCCTTGAATGCGCCTATTTATTGCCCACTGCCCTCCTTTTATTACGAACAAAGCCTTTTTAAGGTATCATCAAGCGTTTTAGAACCATCTCAAAATAAGGACGCCTAA
- the cheV3 gene encoding chemotaxis protein CheV3: MAEKTANDLKLSEIELVDFRIYGMQEGVPYEGIYGINVAKVQEIIPMPTLFEYPTNLDYIIGVFDLRSTIIPLIDLAKWIGIVPDKSKENEKIVIITEFNNVKLGFLVHSARRIRRISWKDVEPASFSASNSINKENITGTTRIENDKTLLILDLESILDDLKLNEDAKNTKDTPNKERFEGEVLFLDDSRTARKTLKNHLSKLGFSITEAVDGEDGLNKLEMLFKKYGDDLRKHLKFIISDVEMPKMDGYHFLFKLQKDPRFAYIPVIFNSSICDNYSAERAKEMGAVAYLVKFDAEKFTEEISKILDKNA, encoded by the coding sequence ATGGCAGAAAAAACAGCTAACGATTTAAAACTAAGTGAGATAGAACTCGTGGATTTTCGTATTTATGGCATGCAAGAGGGCGTCCCTTATGAGGGGATTTATGGCATTAATGTGGCTAAAGTCCAAGAAATCATCCCCATGCCCACCCTTTTTGAATACCCCACGAATTTGGATTACATTATCGGCGTGTTTGATTTGCGCTCCACGATCATTCCGCTTATAGACTTGGCTAAATGGATAGGGATTGTCCCAGATAAAAGCAAGGAAAACGAAAAAATCGTCATTATCACGGAATTTAATAATGTCAAATTGGGCTTTTTAGTCCATTCGGCTAGGCGTATCAGGCGCATTAGCTGGAAAGATGTGGAGCCTGCATCCTTTAGCGCCTCTAATAGCATCAATAAAGAAAATATCACCGGCACGACCCGCATTGAAAACGACAAAACCTTGCTCATTTTGGATTTAGAAAGCATTTTAGACGATTTAAAACTTAATGAAGACGCCAAAAACACTAAAGATACCCCTAATAAAGAGCGTTTTGAAGGCGAAGTGTTGTTTTTAGACGATAGCAGAACGGCGAGAAAAACCTTAAAAAACCATTTGAGTAAATTGGGTTTTAGCATCACTGAAGCTGTGGATGGGGAAGACGGGCTGAACAAATTAGAAATGTTGTTCAAAAAATACGGGGACGATTTGAGGAAACATTTGAAATTCATTATTTCAGATGTTGAAATGCCTAAAATGGATGGCTATCATTTCTTATTCAAGCTCCAAAAAGACCCTAGGTTTGCCTATATTCCTGTGATTTTTAATTCTTCTATTTGCGATAATTACAGCGCTGAAAGGGCTAAAGAAATGGGGGCTGTAGCGTATTTAGTCAAGTTTGACGCAGAGAAATTCACCGAAGAAATTTCTAAGATTTTAGACAAGAATGCGTAA
- a CDS encoding YggS family pyridoxal phosphate-dependent enzyme — protein sequence MLDYRQRIDTLITKIEKARIAYSRHHIVKIVAVSKNASLEAIQHYYNCSQRAFGENRVQDLKTKMRSLEHLPLEWHMIGSLQENKINALLNLKPALLHSLDSLKLALKIEKRCEVLGVNLNALLQVNSAYEESKNGVVPEETLEIYSQISETCKHLKLKGLMCIGAHVDDEKEIEKSFTTTKKLFDRLKNASILSMGMSDDFELAIACGANLLRIGSFLFKE from the coding sequence ATGTTAGATTACCGCCAAAGGATTGATACTCTCATCACCAAAATAGAAAAGGCTCGCATCGCCTATTCAAGGCACCATATTGTCAAAATCGTGGCTGTTTCAAAAAACGCTTCCTTAGAAGCTATCCAACATTACTACAACTGCTCTCAAAGGGCTTTTGGAGAAAATAGAGTTCAAGATTTAAAAACTAAAATGCGCTCTTTAGAGCATTTACCCCTTGAATGGCACATGATAGGCTCTTTACAAGAGAATAAAATCAATGCGCTTTTGAATTTAAAACCCGCTCTTTTGCATTCTTTAGACTCTTTAAAACTCGCTTTGAAGATAGAAAAGCGTTGCGAAGTATTGGGCGTCAATCTAAACGCTCTTTTACAGGTTAATAGCGCGTATGAGGAAAGTAAAAACGGGGTGGTGCCTGAAGAAACGCTAGAAATTTATTCTCAAATCAGTGAAACTTGCAAGCATCTCAAACTTAAGGGGCTTATGTGTATAGGCGCTCATGTTGATGATGAAAAGGAGATTGAGAAATCCTTTACCACCACCAAAAAGCTTTTTGACCGATTAAAGAACGCGAGTATTCTTTCAATGGGCATGAGTGATGATTTTGAATTAGCGATTGCTTGTGGGGCGAATCTTTTGAGGATTGGCTCTTTTTTGTTCAAAGAGTAA
- the aroA gene encoding 3-phosphoshikimate 1-carboxyvinyltransferase, producing MIELDINASDKSLSHRAVIFSLLAQKPCFVRNFLMGEDCLSSLEIAQNLGAKVENTAKNSFKITPPTTIKEPNKILNCNNSGTSMRLYSGLLSAQKGLFVLSGDNSLNARPMKRIIEPLKAFGAKILGREDNHFAPLVILGSSLKACHYESPIASAQVKSAFILSALQAQGTSAYKENELSRNHTEIMLKSLGADIQNQDGVLMISPLEKPLEAFDFTIANDPSSAFFFALACAITPKSRLLLKNVLLNPTRIEAFEALKKMGASIEYAFQSKDLEMIGDIYIEHASLKAINIDQNIASLIDEIPALSIAMLFAKGKSMVKNAKDLRSKESDRIKAVVSNFKALGIECEEFEDGFYIEGLEDITQLKQRLSQKKPPLIQSFNDHRIAMSFAILTLALPLEIDNLECANISFPQFKRLLNLFKKGSLNGN from the coding sequence GTGATAGAGCTTGACATTAACGCTAGCGATAAATCGCTCTCGCACAGAGCCGTTATTTTTAGCTTGCTCGCTCAAAAGCCTTGTTTCGTGCGGAATTTTTTAATGGGAGAAGATTGTTTAAGCTCTTTAGAAATCGCTCAAAATTTAGGGGCTAAAGTGGAAAATACCGCAAAAAATTCTTTTAAAATCACACCCCCAACAACTATAAAAGAGCCTAACAAGATTTTAAATTGCAACAATTCTGGCACCAGTATGCGTTTATACAGCGGGCTTTTAAGCGCTCAAAAAGGCCTTTTTGTTTTAAGCGGGGACAATTCCTTAAACGCACGCCCCATGAAAAGAATCATTGAGCCTTTGAAAGCTTTTGGAGCAAAAATTTTAGGGAGAGAGGATAACCATTTCGCCCCCTTAGTGATCTTAGGGAGTTCCTTAAAAGCTTGCCATTATGAAAGCCCTATCGCTTCAGCTCAAGTCAAAAGCGCTTTTATTTTAAGCGCCTTACAAGCTCAAGGCACAAGCGCCTATAAAGAAAATGAGCTTAGCCGTAACCACACAGAAATCATGCTTAAAAGTTTGGGAGCTGATATTCAAAATCAAGACGGCGTTTTAATGATTTCACCCCTAGAAAAACCCCTAGAAGCCTTTGATTTTACCATAGCTAATGATCCGTCTAGCGCGTTTTTTTTCGCTCTCGCTTGTGCGATTACGCCAAAAAGCCGCCTTCTTTTAAAAAATGTCTTGCTCAACCCCACCCGCATAGAAGCTTTTGAAGCGTTGAAAAAAATGGGCGCTTCCATAGAGTATGCGTTTCAATCCAAAGATTTAGAAATGATTGGCGATATTTATATAGAGCATGCCTCTTTAAAAGCGATTAATATTGATCAAAATATCGCCAGCCTTATTGATGAAATCCCTGCTTTAAGTATCGCTATGCTTTTTGCAAAAGGCAAAAGCATGGTCAAAAACGCTAAAGATTTACGATCTAAAGAAAGCGATAGGATTAAAGCGGTTGTTTCTAATTTCAAAGCTTTAGGGATTGAGTGCGAAGAGTTTGAAGACGGATTTTACATAGAGGGATTAGAAGATATAACTCAATTAAAACAGCGCCTTTCTCAAAAAAAACCCCCCCTTATCCAAAGCTTTAACGATCACAGGATTGCGATGAGTTTCGCTATTTTAACTTTAGCATTGCCTTTAGAAATTGATAATTTAGAATGCGCAAACATTTCTTTCCCGCAATTCAAACGCTTACTCAATCTATTCAAAAAAGGGAGTCTCAATGGAAATTAA
- a CDS encoding menaquinone biosynthesis decarboxylase, whose product MRDFLKLLKKHDELEIIDTPLEVDLEIAHLAYIEAKKPNGGKALLFTQPIRKEHGQIKTFDMPVLMNAFGSFKRLDLLLKTPIESLQQRMQAFLHFSAPKNFTEGLKVLKDLWDLRHIFPKKTTRPKDLIIKQDKEVNLWDLPVLKTWEKDGGAFITMGQVYTQSLDHKKKNLGMYRLQVYDKNHLGLHWQIHKDSQLFFHEYAKAKVKMPVSIAIGGDLLYTWCATAPLPYGIYELMLYGFMRGKKACVMPCLSNPLSVPKDCDIVIEGFVDCEKLELEGPFGDHTGYYTPIEPYPVLEVKTISYKKDSIYLATVVGKPPLEDKYMGYLTERLFLPLLQMNAPNLIDYYMPENGVFHNLILAKIHTRYNAHAKQVMHAFWGVGQMSFVKHAIFVNEDAPNLRDTNAIIEYILENFSKEKILISQGICDALDHASPEYAMGGKLGIDATSKSNTPYPTLLNDNALLALLQDKMPNIVLLKQYYPHTRNPICFISVEKKDKSVIELAKNLLGFEEHLRIVIFVEHISNDLNNPYMLLWRIVNNIDAKRDILTSKHCFFIDATNKGVMDKHFREWPTETNCSMEVIENLKKKGLLKDFETLNQKFHLTHSFSTHKEDL is encoded by the coding sequence ATGCGAGATTTTCTAAAGCTTTTAAAAAAACATGATGAATTAGAAATCATTGACACCCCCCTTGAAGTGGATTTGGAAATCGCTCATCTAGCCTATATAGAAGCGAAAAAACCTAATGGGGGCAAAGCCCTTTTATTCACGCAACCCATAAGAAAAGAACATGGCCAGATCAAAACCTTTGACATGCCGGTTTTAATGAACGCTTTTGGCTCTTTCAAACGCCTGGATCTTTTGTTAAAAACCCCCATAGAAAGCCTGCAACAACGCATGCAAGCGTTCTTGCACTTTAGTGCTCCTAAAAATTTCACTGAGGGTTTGAAAGTCTTAAAAGATTTATGGGATTTAAGACACATTTTCCCTAAAAAAACCACTCGCCCTAAAGATCTCATTATCAAGCAAGATAAAGAAGTCAATTTGTGGGATCTGCCCGTTTTAAAAACTTGGGAAAAAGATGGCGGGGCTTTTATCACTATGGGGCAAGTCTATACCCAAAGCTTGGATCATAAAAAAAAGAATTTGGGCATGTATCGTTTGCAAGTTTATGATAAAAACCATTTAGGCTTGCATTGGCAAATCCATAAAGACTCCCAACTCTTTTTCCACGAATACGCTAAGGCTAAAGTCAAAATGCCCGTCAGTATCGCTATTGGTGGGGATTTGCTCTACACATGGTGCGCGACAGCCCCCTTACCTTATGGGATTTATGAACTCATGCTCTATGGGTTTATGAGAGGAAAAAAAGCGTGCGTAATGCCATGCTTGAGCAATCCTTTGAGCGTGCCAAAAGATTGCGATATTGTGATAGAAGGGTTTGTGGATTGCGAAAAATTAGAGCTTGAAGGGCCTTTTGGGGATCACACTGGCTATTATACCCCCATTGAGCCTTACCCTGTTTTAGAAGTCAAAACCATTAGCTATAAAAAAGATTCCATTTACTTAGCCACTGTGGTGGGCAAACCCCCTTTAGAAGACAAATACATGGGGTATTTGACTGAACGCTTGTTCTTACCCTTACTCCAAATGAACGCCCCCAATCTTATAGATTATTATATGCCAGAAAATGGGGTGTTTCATAATTTGATTTTAGCCAAAATACACACGCGCTATAACGCTCATGCCAAGCAAGTCATGCATGCTTTTTGGGGTGTGGGGCAGATGAGTTTTGTCAAACATGCGATTTTTGTCAATGAAGACGCTCCCAATCTAAGAGACACCAACGCTATCATTGAGTATATATTAGAAAATTTTTCTAAAGAAAAAATTCTCATCTCTCAAGGCATATGCGACGCTTTAGATCATGCAAGCCCTGAATACGCTATGGGGGGGAAACTCGGTATTGATGCGACCTCTAAAAGCAATACCCCCTACCCCACGCTTTTAAACGATAACGCCCTACTAGCGCTTTTACAAGATAAAATGCCCAATATCGTTCTTTTGAAGCAATACTACCCGCACACCCGTAACCCCATTTGCTTCATTAGCGTGGAAAAGAAAGATAAAAGCGTCATTGAATTGGCTAAAAACTTGCTCGGTTTTGAAGAGCATTTACGCATTGTCATCTTTGTAGAGCATATCAGCAACGATTTAAACAACCCTTACATGCTGTTATGGCGCATCGTTAATAATATTGACGCTAAGCGTGATATTCTCACCTCTAAACATTGTTTTTTTATAGACGCTACCAATAAGGGCGTTATGGATAAACATTTTAGAGAATGGCCCACCGAAACCAATTGCTCCATGGAAGTCATAGAAAATTTGAAAAAGAAAGGGCTTTTAAAAGATTTTGAAACTTTAAATCAAAAATTCCATCTCACGCATTCTTTCAGCACGCACAAAGAAGATCTATAA
- a CDS encoding 4-hydroxy-3-methylbut-2-enyl diphosphate reductase gives MEIKMAKDYGFCFGVKRAIQIAEKNQNSLIFGSLIHNAKEINRLEKNFNVKIEEDPKKIPKNKSVIIRTHGIPKQDLEYLKNKGVKITDATCPYVIKPQQIVESMSKEGYQIVLFGDINHPEVKGVISYATNQALVINSLEELQEKKLQRKVALVSQTTKQTPKLLQIASYLVERCTEVRIFNTICNATSYNQKAALDLSKEVDIMIVVGGKTSSNTKQLLSIAKQHCEDSYLVEDENELELAWFKDKKLCGITAGASTPDWIIENVKQKISTI, from the coding sequence ATGGAAATTAAAATGGCTAAGGATTATGGTTTTTGTTTTGGCGTCAAAAGAGCGATACAAATCGCTGAAAAAAATCAAAACAGCTTGATTTTTGGCTCGCTCATTCATAACGCTAAAGAAATCAATCGTTTGGAAAAAAACTTCAATGTGAAAATTGAAGAAGACCCTAAAAAAATCCCTAAAAATAAGAGCGTGATCATAAGAACCCATGGCATTCCTAAGCAGGATTTAGAATACTTGAAAAATAAGGGGGTCAAAATCACTGATGCGACTTGTCCGTATGTGATCAAACCCCAGCAAATTGTGGAATCCATGAGCAAAGAAGGGTATCAAATCGTGCTTTTTGGGGATATTAACCACCCTGAAGTCAAGGGCGTGATCAGCTATGCCACTAACCAGGCTTTAGTCATCAATTCTTTAGAAGAATTGCAAGAAAAAAAGCTCCAACGGAAAGTGGCTTTAGTTTCTCAAACCACCAAGCAAACCCCAAAACTCTTGCAAATCGCTTCTTATTTGGTGGAAAGATGCACTGAAGTGCGTATTTTTAACACGATTTGTAACGCTACTTCTTACAACCAAAAAGCCGCTTTGGATTTGAGTAAGGAAGTGGATATTATGATAGTCGTGGGCGGTAAAACTTCTTCAAACACCAAACAGCTCTTAAGCATCGCCAAACAGCATTGTGAAGACAGCTACTTGGTAGAAGATGAAAACGAATTAGAGTTAGCGTGGTTTAAGGATAAAAAATTGTGCGGGATTACCGCTGGGGCTTCCACGCCGGATTGGATTATAGAAAATGTCAAGCAAAAAATCAGCACGATTTAA
- a CDS encoding 30S ribosomal protein S1, with translation MSKIPDDQNFNDEEENFAELLKKEETLEKGTIKEGLIVSINENDGYAMVSVGGKTEGRLALSEITDEKGQLLYQKNDPIIVHVSEKGEHPSVSYKKAISQQKIQAKIEELGENYENAIIEGKIVGKNKGGYIVESQGVEYFLSRSHSSLKNDANHIGKRIKACIIRVDKENHSINISRKRFFEVNDKRQLEVSKELLEATEPVLGVVRQITPFGIFVEVKGVEGLVHYSEISHKGPVNPEKYYKEGDEVCVKAIAYDEEKRRLSLSIKATIEDPWEEIQDKLKPGYAIKVVVSNIENYGAFVDIGNDIEGFLHVSEISWDKNVSHPSKYLSVGQEIDVKIIDIDPKNRRLRVSLKQLTNKPFDVFESKHQVGDVLEGKVATLTDFGAFLNLGGVDGLLHNHDAFWDKDKKCKDHYKIGDVIKVKILKINKKDKKISLSAKHLVTSPTEEFAQKHKTDSVIQGKVVSIKDFGVFINADGIDVLIKNEDLNPLKKDEIKIGQEITCVVVAIEKSNNKVRASVYRLERKKEKEELQAFNTSDDKMTLGDILKEKL, from the coding sequence ATGAGCAAGATACCAGATGATCAGAACTTTAATGACGAGGAGGAAAACTTCGCAGAACTCTTAAAAAAAGAAGAAACCCTAGAAAAAGGCACTATCAAAGAAGGGCTAATCGTTTCCATCAATGAGAATGATGGTTATGCCATGGTGAGCGTGGGCGGTAAGACAGAAGGTCGTTTGGCTTTGAGCGAGATCACCGATGAAAAGGGGCAGTTGCTGTATCAAAAAAATGACCCCATTATCGTGCATGTGTCCGAAAAAGGTGAACATCCTAGCGTTTCCTACAAAAAGGCCATTTCCCAACAAAAGATTCAAGCGAAAATTGAAGAATTAGGCGAAAACTATGAAAACGCCATTATTGAAGGCAAGATTGTAGGCAAGAATAAAGGGGGCTATATCGTGGAGTCTCAAGGCGTGGAGTATTTTCTCTCCCGCTCGCACTCTTCTTTAAAGAATGACGCAAACCATATCGGCAAACGCATTAAAGCGTGCATCATTCGTGTGGATAAGGAAAACCATTCTATCAATATTTCTCGCAAACGATTCTTTGAAGTCAATGACAAACGACAGCTTGAAGTTTCTAAAGAATTGTTAGAAGCTACAGAGCCGGTGTTAGGAGTTGTGCGCCAGATCACCCCTTTTGGTATTTTTGTAGAAGTTAAGGGGGTTGAGGGCTTAGTCCATTATTCTGAAATCAGCCATAAAGGACCGGTAAACCCTGAAAAATACTACAAAGAGGGCGATGAAGTCTGTGTCAAAGCCATCGCTTATGATGAAGAAAAAAGACGCCTTTCACTCTCCATAAAAGCGACCATAGAAGACCCATGGGAAGAGATCCAAGACAAGCTAAAACCCGGATACGCCATTAAGGTGGTGGTGAGCAATATTGAAAATTATGGGGCGTTTGTGGATATTGGTAATGATATTGAAGGCTTTTTGCATGTTTCTGAAATCTCTTGGGATAAAAATGTCAGCCACCCTAGCAAGTATTTGAGCGTGGGGCAAGAGATTGATGTGAAGATCATTGACATTGATCCAAAAAATCGCCGTTTAAGGGTTTCTTTAAAGCAACTCACTAACAAGCCTTTTGATGTTTTTGAATCCAAACACCAAGTGGGGGATGTTTTAGAAGGCAAAGTAGCGACTTTAACGGATTTTGGGGCGTTTTTGAATCTGGGTGGGGTGGATGGTTTGCTCCACAATCACGACGCTTTTTGGGATAAAGATAAAAAATGCAAAGACCACTATAAAATTGGCGATGTGATCAAAGTGAAAATCCTTAAAATCAACAAAAAAGATAAAAAGATTTCTTTGAGCGCGAAACACCTAGTTACTTCCCCTACAGAAGAATTCGCTCAAAAGCATAAAACAGATAGCGTGATTCAAGGCAAAGTGGTGAGTATTAAGGATTTTGGCGTATTCATTAATGCTGATGGCATTGATGTGCTCATCAAAAATGAAGATTTGAACCCCTTGAAAAAAGATGAAATCAAAATAGGGCAAGAAATCACATGCGTGGTGGTTGCGATTGAAAAATCTAACAACAAGGTGCGTGCTTCTGTGTATAGGTTAGAGCGCAAAAAAGAAAAAGAAGAATTGCAAGCTTTTAACACGAGCGATGATAAAATGACTTTAGGGGATATTCTTAAAGAAAAACTCTAA
- the serA gene encoding phosphoglycerate dehydrogenase: MYQVAICDPIHAKGIQILEAQKDIVLHDYSKCPKNELLEKLTPMDALITRSMTPITSDFLKPLTNLKSIVRAGVGVDNIDLESCSQKGIVVMNIPTANTIAAVELTMAHLINAVRSFPCANDQIKHQRLWKREDWYGTELKNKKLGIIGFGNIGSRVGIRAKAFEMEVLAYDPYIPSSKATDLGVIYTKNFEDILQCDMITIHTPKNKETINMIGAKEIERMKKGVILINCARGGLYNEDALYEALETKKVRWLGIDVFSKEPGIHNKLLDLPNVYATPHIGANTLESQEEISKQAAQGVMESLRGSSHPHALNLPMQAFDASAKAYLNLAQKLGYFSSQIHKGVCQKIELSLCGEINQFKDALVAFALVGVLKPVVGDKINYINAPFVAKERGIEIKVSLKESASPYKNMLSLTLNAANGSISVSGTVFEEYILKLTEIDGFHIDIEPKGKMLLFRNTDIPGVIGSVGNAFARHGINIADFRLGRNTQKEALALIIVDEEVSLEVLEELKNIPACLSVHYVVI; encoded by the coding sequence ATGTATCAAGTAGCCATTTGCGACCCCATCCATGCTAAAGGCATTCAAATTTTAGAAGCTCAAAAAGACATTGTCTTGCATGATTATTCCAAATGCCCCAAAAATGAGCTTTTAGAAAAACTCACTCCCATGGATGCGCTCATCACGCGTAGCATGACCCCTATCACAAGCGATTTTTTAAAACCCTTAACTAATTTAAAATCCATCGTGAGAGCGGGCGTGGGAGTGGATAATATTGATTTAGAAAGCTGCTCTCAAAAAGGCATTGTAGTGATGAATATCCCTACCGCTAACACGATTGCCGCCGTGGAATTGACCATGGCGCATTTGATCAATGCGGTGCGTTCGTTCCCTTGCGCGAACGATCAAATCAAACACCAAAGGTTATGGAAAAGAGAAGATTGGTATGGCACGGAATTGAAAAATAAAAAGCTAGGCATCATTGGTTTTGGGAATATTGGCTCTAGGGTGGGCATTAGGGCTAAAGCCTTTGAAATGGAGGTTCTAGCCTATGATCCTTATATCCCTTCTTCAAAAGCCACTGATTTAGGGGTCATTTACACAAAAAATTTTGAAGACATTTTGCAATGCGATATGATCACTATCCACACCCCTAAAAACAAAGAAACCATTAACATGATAGGCGCTAAAGAGATCGAACGCATGAAAAAAGGGGTTATTTTGATCAATTGCGCTAGAGGGGGGCTTTATAATGAAGACGCTCTTTATGAAGCTTTAGAAACCAAAAAAGTGCGTTGGCTTGGCATTGATGTCTTTTCTAAAGAGCCTGGCATTCACAACAAGCTCTTAGACTTGCCCAATGTTTATGCGACCCCCCATATTGGCGCGAACACTTTAGAATCCCAAGAAGAAATTTCCAAACAAGCCGCTCAAGGGGTTATGGAATCTTTAAGGGGTTCAAGCCACCCGCATGCTTTGAATTTACCCATGCAAGCTTTTGATGCAAGCGCGAAAGCCTACTTGAATTTAGCGCAAAAATTGGGTTATTTTTCCAGTCAAATCCATAAGGGCGTGTGCCAAAAAATTGAGCTTAGTCTTTGTGGGGAGATCAACCAATTCAAAGACGCCCTTGTAGCCTTTGCGTTAGTGGGGGTGTTAAAACCTGTTGTAGGGGATAAAATCAATTACATTAACGCCCCCTTTGTGGCCAAAGAAAGAGGCATTGAGATTAAGGTTAGTCTTAAAGAAAGCGCTTCGCCCTATAAAAACATGCTCTCTTTAACTCTAAATGCGGCTAATGGTTCAATCAGCGTGAGCGGCACGGTGTTTGAAGAATATATTTTAAAACTCACTGAGATTGATGGGTTTCATATTGATATAGAGCCAAAAGGTAAAATGCTTCTATTTAGGAATACAGATATTCCAGGCGTTATTGGGAGTGTGGGGAATGCGTTCGCTAGGCATGGCATTAACATCGCTGATTTTCGTTTGGGGCGTAACACGCAAAAAGAAGCCCTAGCACTCATTATTGTAGATGAAGAAGTTTCTTTGGAAGTTTTAGAAGAGCTTAAAAATATTCCTGCATGCTTAAGCGTTCATTATGTGGTTATTTAA